The proteins below are encoded in one region of Hordeum vulgare subsp. vulgare chromosome 3H, MorexV3_pseudomolecules_assembly, whole genome shotgun sequence:
- the LOC123440348 gene encoding blue copper protein-like gives MPSATKMAATKTAVCIAALVSLVHVVAAADYIVGDPTGGWQGKTDYKSWASARTFVPGDTLTFKYSSNHNVLEVTGDDYEACSTANPVIIDNSGTTTIALTAPGKRYFICGGPGHCQNGMKLEVDVADRPAPTAPSSPPQLPPAPTPPSPVPGTWPPAPAPAAEPPRHAGHKRHKKRHAPPTAAPTVEPAEAYFPLATLAPMSSPAASLPMSSDTAAVWHGQWGSAALGLVALWFAVLAL, from the exons ATGCCTTCTGCTACGAAGATGGCGGCGACGAAGACGGCGGTTTGCATCGCCGCGCTGGTATCGCTGGTGCACGTGGTCGCCGCTGCCGACTACATCGTCGGCGACCCAACCGGCGGCTGGCAGGGAAAGACGGACTACAAGTCCTGGGCTTCGGCCCGCACCTTTGTTCCCGGAGACACCCTGA CGTTCAAGTACAGCTCGAACCACAACGTCCTTGAAGTGACCGGCGACGACTACGAGGCGTGCTCCACGGCCAACCCTGTGATCATCGACAACAGCGGCACCACCACCATCGCGCTCACGGCGCCGGGGAAGCGCTACTTCATCTGCGGCGGGCCGGGCCACTGCCAGAACGGAATGAAGCTGGAGGTGGACGTCGCCGACCGCCCTGCACCCACGGCACCCAGCTCGCCGCCGCAGCTGCCACCGGCACCTACGCCACCGTCACCAGTTCCGGGGACATGGCCACCGGCTCCGGCACCCGCGGCTGAACCGCCAAGACATGCAGGGCACAAGAGGCACAAGAAGAGGCACGCCCCACCTACAGCTGCGCCCACGGTGGAGCCCGCGGAAGCGTACTTCCCGCTCGCGACGCTGGCGCCCATGTCCTCTCCAGCTGCATCTCTGCCGATGTCGTCGGACACTGCTGCCGTGTGGCATGGACAATGGGGCTCTGCAGCACTTGGGCTGGTAGCTCTATGGTTCGCCGTTCTGGCTCTATGA